The Macrobrachium nipponense isolate FS-2020 chromosome 13, ASM1510439v2, whole genome shotgun sequence genome has a window encoding:
- the LOC135225288 gene encoding uncharacterized protein LOC135225288 has translation MQTKVEEEEEEEEKAEEKGRRRRRRKKRRRRRRRRREEGEGGRKRNGLTDNAQESGVGGGGGGRRKRNLLTDNVDESGGGGGGERKRKGLTDNAQESGVGGGGGGRRKKESLNKTRCRQKGEEVEEEEEEEEVGGGWRKEKEEEKNGLNRNNDTRKWNSAEETLQQQGELSLGVVPDQQSKVPTEGNSGDSS, from the exons ATGCAGACgaaagtggaagaggaggaggaggaggaggagaaggcggagGAAAAA gggaggaggaggaggaggaggaagaagaggaggaggaggaggaggaggaggagggaggaaggagaaggaggaagaaaaaggaatggCTTAACAGACAATGCACAAGAAagtggagtaggaggaggaggaggaggaagaagaaaaaggaatctCTTAACAGACAATGTAGAcgaaagtggaggaggaggaggaggagaaagaaaaaggaagggcTTAACAGACAATGCACAAGAAagtggagtaggaggaggaggaggaggaagaagaaaaaaggaatctCTTAACAAGACGAGGTGCAGACAaaagggggaggaggtggaggaggaggaggaggaagaagaggtaggaggaggatggaggaaggagaaggaggaagaaaagaatgGCTTAAACAGAAACAATGACACAAGAAagtgga ATTCAGCGGAGGAGACACTCCAGCAACAGGGAGAGCTTTCTTTGGGCGTTGTACCTGACCAACAATCAAAAGTTCCTACGGAGGGTAACAGCGGCGACTCCTCATAA
- the LOC135225287 gene encoding RNA-binding protein cabeza-like gives MNLLTDDADENGGGGGGEGGRKRNGLTDNAHESEVGGGGRRKMNLLTDDADENGGGGGGEEGGRKRNGLTDNAYESGVGGGGRRNRNLLTDDANENGGGGGEGGRKRRRLKDKANESGVGGGGRKNRNLLTDDADENGGGGGGEGGRKKRRLKDKVNENGGGGGGGGGGGGRKRNGLTDNAHESGVGGSRKRNHLTEDEDESGVVGGGGGRKTNGLTDNAHESGVE, from the coding sequence atgaatctCTTAACAGACGATGCAGacgaaaatggaggaggaggaggaggagaaggaggaagaaaaaggaatggCTTAACAGACAATGCACACGAAAgtgaagtaggaggaggaggaagaagaaaaatgaatctCTTAACAGACGATGCAGacgaaaatggaggaggaggaggaggagaagaaggaggaagaaaaaggaatggCCTAACAGACAATGCATACGAAagtggagtaggaggaggaggaagaagaaataggaaTCTCTTAACAGACGATGCAAacgaaaatggaggaggaggaggagaaggaggaagaaaaagacgTAGATTAAAAGACAAGGCAAACGAAagtggagtaggaggaggaggaagaaaaaataggaatctcTTAACAGACGATGCAGacgaaaatggaggaggaggaggaggagaaggaggaaggaaaaaacGTAGATTAAAAGACAAGGTAAacgaaaatggaggaggaggaggaggaggaggaggaggaggaggaagaaaaaggaatggCTTAACAGACAATGCACACGAAAGTGGAGTAGGAGGAAGCAGAAAAAGGAATCACTTAACAGAAGATGAAGACGAAAGtggagtagtaggaggaggaggaggaagaaaaacgaATGGCTTAACAGACAATGCACACGAAAGTGGAGTAGAatga